TTTTGTGCAGGGGATATTTTTTTGTTCTTGTGGTATACTGTTGTGCGGAGGAAAATACGAATGAAATACAATACAAATGCAATAGGAAATGCTTTCTTTCAATATCCCCTGTCGGTATGTATTGCAATATACTTTATATGCTATGCGTTCCGTCTGTGGGAATATTTTGTGCTCAAAACGGACGAAAGCGTTATCGGTGAAAACTTTATTCATAAAGCGTGCGGCGTCGCTGTAATTTTCGCCGTGCTTTTCGTATCGGGTTTGCATTGGCGCGACATCGGTTTTGTATGCGACGGTCGGCTTAAAAATATCGGCTTGGGTTTGACTTTAGGCTTCGGCTTTTACACGATCGCCTATGCGGTCGAGTGCATCGTGCTGTACGTTCAGGGAGCCTCTCCTTCTTTGAAGATAGCGTCCGGCGGTTTTTCACTGGTAAAGAGTACCGAGTTTGTAAGCACGGGCATCGCTTTTATTCTTTTATTCAATGTGCTCAATGTGTGGATGGAAGAAGGTTTGTTCCGCGGGCTTTTTACACGGTGTTTGCGCGAGCGGTATGACTGTAGGATGACAATATTTATTACCGCATTATTGTTCGGGCTGTGGCATTTGATAATGCCCGTACGCTCGTTTATCGAAGGGCAGATGAAGCTTGCTCCGATGCTGCTTTTGGGCGCAGGCTATGTCGCGCTCACATTCGTCTACGGTTTGAAGATGAGCTTTTTATACAGAATGACCGGATCCGTATGGGCGGGCTTGTCCGAACACTTTTTTAACAACAGCATCATCAATATCGTTCACGTTGCCTCGAGCAGGGGAAGCGATCATCTGCAAGTTGTACGGATCGTAACGGCGCAGCTATTGTCCTTTATCTTTGTAACCATCCTCTATCTGCTCAAGCGGAAAAACTTGCTTCCCGTATTTTGACGGCATGTATCCTTTATGCTATACTTCGAATTATGAACGATATTCGATTTCGATTTGCCGAAGTTGACGCCGCCGTTTTTTATGAGTACATTATACGTAGTCTGAATATCGAGTTTCGAAACTATTTATAAATGAAGGTATACTTTCAGCGAGAACTTCGTTCGCTGCGCTCACTACCGAGTTTGCGTTGAAAACTCGCCGTGTATGCTGCGGGCGAGCTTTTAGGGCAGGCTTCCGTAAGTATAACGCTCGAAACGGCACGCAGCCGGAATCTCGCTTTGCGCATGATTTTATTTGTTTTCGAAACTCTCCATTCATGATATATGAAACGGTTGGAAAATTTCGAGTTTTACAAACTCGAAATTCGAGTTATATACGGTTGTCGCTGAAAACTTCTGCGGTTTTCGGAAAGCGGCCGTAATCCAAATTGAGGCATACGATGGCGGAAGAACAAAATTGCAATAACGAATGCACTTCGTGCGGCAAAAGCTGCGAGCAGCGGGATTTTCGCGCAAAGCTGCACGAAGGCAGCAGCGTCAAAAAAGTGATCGGCGTTTTAAGCGGGAAAGGAGGTGTCGGAAAGTCGTTCGTCACCTGTCTTTTAGCCTGCGCCATGAATCGAAAAGGAAAACGTACGGCGATCCTCGATGCCGATATAACCGGCCCCTCGATCCCCGAAGCGTTCGGTCTCTCTTCGGCGCGCGCCGAAGGGAACGAACAGATAATTCATCCGGTGACGACGGACGGCGGCATTCAGCTCATGTCTATGGACTTTTTGCTTGCGAGCAATACCGATCCCGTCATCTGGCGGGGACCGGTCATATCCGGCGCGGTAAAGCAGTTTTGGACGGATGTGATTTGGCGCGACGTCGACTATATGTTCGTCGATATGCCGCCGGGTACGGGAGACGTACCGCTCACGGTGTTTCAATCGCTTCCGGTCGACGGCATCATAGTCGTATCGTCCCCGCAGCAGCTCGTGCGCGTCATCGTCGAAAAAGCGGTGAAGATGGCGCAGATGATGAAGATTCCGATTTTAGGTCTCGTCGAAAATATGAGCTACGTCAAATGTCCGAAGTGCGGCGAAATCATCAACGTATACGGTAAAAGCAATATCGAAGCGATCGCAAAAAATTATGATCTGCCGGTGCTCGCGAAAATTCCGATAGAAGAACAGTCGTCCGCCGCAATCGATTTGGGGACGATCGAAGACTTGAACGTCGATTACGTCGATAGCGCAATCGATACGATACTTGCTTTGTAAAGCCTGCGGTACGCATCGATCGGCAAAAGTATACGCGGCGAATTACGAGCGAATTTAATCTTTTTCCGATGTGTGAGTCGTATCGTATTCGGCTCCGTCTGAAATATGCGCTTTCTGTTTATCGGGAAAGATAAAAGCGCACAGAATATAGGCGAGGATGCCGCCCATACCGAAGCTCAAAATCGTTAAAATGCCCCAGATAAAGCGGACGACGGTCGGATCGGCGTCAAAGTATTCGGCGATGCCGCCGCATACGCCGCAGATTTTTTTGTCATCCGATTTATATAATCTTTTTTGCATCGCTAATCGCTCCCTTGATAAAGGAATAAAGACGCTGTCGGCTTTATCCTTACGCGGACGGGCGCCGACAGAATTCGATTTTCGACACGTCGCTTAAAACGAAGTGCCGGAAATGCCGGTTTTAAAAATCGATCAAATGCCGTTGTAGTGCGTTTTCGTTTTTTCCCGTACATAGGCGATAAAGTCTTTGAGCGAAAACGTTTTTTGTTCGAGACCGCTGTCGGCGCGGAAGCGGACGGTTACCGCACCTTCGTCTTTTTCTTTTTGTCCGACGATGAGGATGTACGGCGTTTTGCGCTCCGAGCTTATCGATTTGATTTTGCTTTTCATATTGCTTTCGTCGACGTATGCGTTTGCGCGTATGCCTTTTTCGGCGAGCGCGTTCCGCACAGCTTCGGCATACTCGTAAAAATCGGGCCCGACGGGAACGACGGCCGCCTGTTCGAAGTGGAGCCACGCGGGAAAAGCGCCGGCGTAGTTTTCGATGAGGATGCCGATAAAACGTTCGAGAGAGCCGAGCACGGCGCGGTGCAGCATAACCGGATGGTGCTTTTGATTGTCCTTTCCGATGTATTCCGCGTTGAGCCGTTCGCTTGACGGCAGCTGGTAATCGAGCTGAATCGTACCGCACTGCCATTCGCGGCCGAGCGCATCGACGAGGGTAAATTCGAGCTTCGGCCCGTAAAATGCGCCTTCTTTCGGCTGCACGTCGTAGTCGAGACCCGCTTCTTTGCACGCGTTTCCGAGAGCGGTTTCGGCGTGATGCCACGTCGCTTCGTCTCCGACGTGATCGTCGGGCATCGTGCTCAGTTTGACGATGAGATTTTTATTAAAACCGAAATCGTCGTATACGTCGACGAGGAGCTTGCAGAACTTTGCGACTTCGCTTTCGATCTGCTCTTCGGTACACAAAATGTGCGCGTCGTCCTGCACGAAGCCTCTCACGCGCATAATGCCGTGGAGCGTTCCGCTCGGCTCGTTGCGAACGCAGTGACCGAATTCGGCAAGGCGCATCGGCAGGTCTTTATAGCTTCTCGTCCGCGTTTTAAATATTTCGATTGCGCCGGGGCAGTTCATCGGCTTGATCGCGAACATGCGCTTTTCGCTTTCGGTGATGAACATATTTTTTTGATAATGTCCCCAGTGTCCGCTCCGTTCCCACAGCGTGCGCGGCATAATCGCCGGCGTATTGACTTCCATATAGCCGTCGGCTTCGAGCTTTTTTCGCATGTATTCCTGCAGCGTTATATACACGGACCAGCCGTTCGGATGCCAAAAAATTTGACCGGGATCTTCGTCGTCTATGTGGAAGAGATCCATCTTTACGCCGAGTTTTCGATGATCGCGCTTGTCGGCTTCTTCGAGCATTTTGAGATAATTTTTCAAATCGTCGGGCTTTGCAAAACAGGCTGCGTATACGCGCGTGAGCATCGGCTGACTTGCGTCTCCGTGCCAATATGCGCCCGCAATTTTCATCAATTTAAAAGCCTGCGCGTTTATCTCTTTCGTGCTCGAAACGTGCGGCCCGCGGCAGAGATCGCAAAAGCCGTCCTGTTCGTAAGTGGAGATCGCTTCGTTTGCGGGAAGGTTTTGTATCAAATCGATTTTATACGGCTCGTCTTTGAAAAGGGAAAGCGCTTCGTCTTTTGAAATCTCTTTGCGTACGAATTCGTGATTGCCCGAAAGAATTTTCCGCATCTCTTTTTCGACCGCAGGAAAATCGCTTTCCGAAAATTTGACGTTGTTCGGAAAATCGAAATCGTAATAAAAGCCCGTATCGATTGCGGGGCCTATCGCGATTTTCGTACCCGGATAGAGATGTTTGATCGCTTCCGCCATAACGTGCGAACAGCTGTGCCTGATCGTCTGTAATCGTTCATCGAGTGCCATATACGTACCTATAATATCGAGAGATTGCATTGATAATAACCCGAATGCCGATTTTTGTAAATCACTTGGAAATTGCGGTTGCAGGGATTACGCATGAGAATCTATATTCCTCAAAAAATAACCATTACCGTAAAAGATCGGCTGCACTCCCGGCAGCAGCCCTGCCGTTCGCCGCAGCAGACCGTGATTGGAATCGGACTGCGCGAACTTTTTTACCAAAAAGTTCGCTTGCCATCGGTTAGAGCGGCTCGGCGGCATTGCCGCTGCCTCGCGTTCCGCCTTTTTTATTTTATATTATGTCTCTTTTCTGTGTATACATTTTTCATGCGGAATCCCTGATTGCGGTTGCCCCTGCGGTGTATTTTTCGCAGTATGTGTTTTTCGCTGTTGTCAACAATTTGAATTTTTTTCACCGCTTTCGCTCTCCCTGCCTTTTATGCTATACTTGTGTCTTACAAATCAGGGGTGCGATAAAACGTTTTTATGGGAGTGCACATGAAAGCTTACAGACGGCTGCATTTTGACGGCATCGAAAATTTTCGCGATCTCGGCGGCTGGGAATGCAGCGGCGGCGGGATGACGAAATACGGAGTGTTTTATCGTTCGACCGAACTTGCAAAAGCGACGAAAGCCGACTTGCATCGCATTGAAGATTTGGGTATACGGACGATCCTCGACCTTCGCCATCCTGAAGAAACGGCTTCCCGTCCCGATTGCCTGCCGAAGGCCTGCGTTTATAAAAACATATCGGTGCAGGGTTCCATCCGTCCTCACGAACTCAAAGTGAACGGAGACGTGTATATGACGCGCACGTTGTACAATATGTATCGGCAGCTCCTCACGGTGAGCGGCGATGAATTCCGCAAAGTGCTGTTTTTTTTAGCCGATGCGGAAGGACCGACGCTGTTTCACTGTGCTGCGGGAAAAGACCGTACGGGACTTACCGCGATGTTTTTATATACGATCGCGGGCGTCGATGAAAAGGACATCGTAGCCGACTACGAAGTGAGCCACACGTATATCAAGGGCTTTATGTCCGACAATTCGGGTTCTCATTATATGAATATGGAAAAGCTGCTCGCATTTTTGCACAAAAATTACGGCGGCGTCATTCAGTATCTCGATGAGATCGGCGTAACTGACGCGGTGCGCCGAAAACTTTACAAAAAATTCGTTTCGATTTGAACGGCATTTGTTTTTCGGAGCGGATCGTATACCGATACCGTGCGGTTCGACGTTTTAAATATTTCTTTCCCGTGTTCGAACGGAGCTTTTTGTGATATAATCGGTAATCATGGAGGAATCATGATGAAAAAACAAGTACGACTGATGCCGATTGCATTGCTCTTTATCGCTTCTCTTTTTGCGGCAAGCTGTGCGACGACAAAAAAAGTTTCAGCAGAAAGCGCACGTGCAGGAATCGAAACGACGGTATCGTCGATCGACAAATACGGAAACTGTGCGCTTAACATTACGCAGGATGAATTTACCGCGGCGGGTTTCGAGCCGGGCGACATCGTGTCGGTAAAGGCGGGCGCTTTCGCCTTCGATGCTCCCGTGTGTACGAATTACAGCGACGTCGATAACGGAAAATACCTCGTCCGTTTGAGCAAGGGAGGCGTTTCGTTCGCAATCAATATGGGCAATTTTGCCAAAACGAGCGGAGCTGCAGCCGGCACTCCCGTCTCCGTCGCAATGAAAGGGAAGGGTGCATACCTTGCCGACTATAAAATCCGCCAGCTTAAAAAAAGTGAAAACAGAAGCGACTATGCATCCGACGAAGTTTTTGCCAATTTTCGCGAAGTAAAAGCGGGAGGCATTGCGTCCAGCCGCTTGTACCGATCGTGCAATCCCGTCTACGGTGATGCGCGCGCCCCTTATGCCGAAAAGCTCATACAGGCGAACGGCATAAAAGCTGCGGTAAACCTTGCCGACAGCCGCGAAAGCGCTTGGAAACACATCGATGAAGCGCCGTATTACAAAGGGCTTGCGGAAAAAGGTAATGTCGTTTTTCTCAACATGGGCGTTTCGTTTGCCGACGAAGATTTTATTAAAAAATTGCACGACGCCCTCGTCTTTATCGGCGAAAAGAAAAGCGCGTCTTATCTCGTTCACTGCAATGAAGGAAAAGATCGTGCGGGCTATGTGTGCGCTCTGCTCGAAGCTCTGTGCGGCGCGACGCTCGATGAAATCAAAGCCGATTACATGACGAGTTTTGAAAATTATTTCGGCGTCAAAAAAGGTACGGAGCAGTACGATATGATCGGAGGTGTCATCATCGGTACGCTCGTATCGATCAACGGCGGGCGAAGCGTTACCGATCGGAACGTCGGAAAAGTCGTCGAAAATTACCTCCGCACAAAAGTCGGCCTTACGCGTGAAGAGCTTGCCGCCGTTCGTGCGGCGCTGCAATAGGAAAGTGCGGCGCCGGAAATTTTACGCAGCGCGGGTGTGCAAATGCATGCCCGCTGCAAATGCAATGCAAACCGAAATGTTGACAAATCGTGAAAGTATTGTATAGAATAATTCAAGTATTAGAGATACAAGTTAGGATTAGGGATTTTAAGAAAAATAAAGTGTTGGCTTTCTTAGAAGGTGTAAAATGAAAAGAACTTATTTTGTTTTTGCAATTTTTTTGACTTTCGGTTTATTTATAGGATGTAATCACGCGGTAAGCGATCCTAAAATCGAAATCGTCTATGATTCGACTCCTACACAATTTGAAGGAAGCTGGAAGCACCCGAATCCTGACGCTAAAAATGCAACGTTTACTTTTTCCGGTAATCGATTTGTTTATACTCGTGATAACGGGATAAGGAAAACAGGTTTTATTCAATATTCTTCGACTGAATTAAAATTGGTCGTCGATGGAACAGTCGTCAGAACATATTCCTATACGATACAAACAGACATCTTAAATCTTAAGTCTAAATCAGGTAATGGTAAACTATATTTTTGGGGCACCTATAAAAAGCAACCATGATAGGCAAAAGTTTTTTTAGCGAGTTTCTATAAAAAGATTCAATTCCGATTCCGTCATTGCACTAAGTTATAACGCATATAAAAACAACAGCATAAAAGGCTGTCGTTTTGGGAGATGGGGAATTGAAGACAAAAAGCTCGTTTAATATAGATATGTAATGTTATGTAATACAATAAATTATCCGTTTTTACTGCACAACAATAGACGCTACAAAACGCCATTGTGTCTACATTCTTGTATACTTTTTTCGCTGTATACAAAATGAATTTATTCGTATTTCACAGGTTTTGTTACACTCGCGGAATTATGAAAAAAATGACAGCAGAATCAAAGCGTACGGAAAGATGAGGTTGGCGTATTAAAAAAAATAGGGTATAGTATTCAATAGAGGTATCAATAATTATGAGAAAAATTATATTTATTACTTTTGCTTTTATATTGATTTCTTTAAACGCTTGTAATATTACCGAATACGATAAAATCGAAAACGCGACGGTAACGAATAATGCCTCCGTGTCTCTCACTTTTAAAATAGACGGATCG
This Treponema socranskii subsp. buccale DNA region includes the following protein-coding sequences:
- a CDS encoding CPBP family intramembrane glutamic endopeptidase — translated: MKYNTNAIGNAFFQYPLSVCIAIYFICYAFRLWEYFVLKTDESVIGENFIHKACGVAVIFAVLFVSGLHWRDIGFVCDGRLKNIGLGLTLGFGFYTIAYAVECIVLYVQGASPSLKIASGGFSLVKSTEFVSTGIAFILLFNVLNVWMEEGLFRGLFTRCLRERYDCRMTIFITALLFGLWHLIMPVRSFIEGQMKLAPMLLLGAGYVALTFVYGLKMSFLYRMTGSVWAGLSEHFFNNSIINIVHVASSRGSDHLQVVRIVTAQLLSFIFVTILYLLKRKNLLPVF
- a CDS encoding Mrp/NBP35 family ATP-binding protein is translated as MAEEQNCNNECTSCGKSCEQRDFRAKLHEGSSVKKVIGVLSGKGGVGKSFVTCLLACAMNRKGKRTAILDADITGPSIPEAFGLSSARAEGNEQIIHPVTTDGGIQLMSMDFLLASNTDPVIWRGPVISGAVKQFWTDVIWRDVDYMFVDMPPGTGDVPLTVFQSLPVDGIIVVSSPQQLVRVIVEKAVKMAQMMKIPILGLVENMSYVKCPKCGEIINVYGKSNIEAIAKNYDLPVLAKIPIEEQSSAAIDLGTIEDLNVDYVDSAIDTILAL
- a CDS encoding PspC domain-containing protein, translated to MQKRLYKSDDKKICGVCGGIAEYFDADPTVVRFIWGILTILSFGMGGILAYILCAFIFPDKQKAHISDGAEYDTTHTSEKD
- the thrS gene encoding threonine--tRNA ligase produces the protein MALDERLQTIRHSCSHVMAEAIKHLYPGTKIAIGPAIDTGFYYDFDFPNNVKFSESDFPAVEKEMRKILSGNHEFVRKEISKDEALSLFKDEPYKIDLIQNLPANEAISTYEQDGFCDLCRGPHVSSTKEINAQAFKLMKIAGAYWHGDASQPMLTRVYAACFAKPDDLKNYLKMLEEADKRDHRKLGVKMDLFHIDDEDPGQIFWHPNGWSVYITLQEYMRKKLEADGYMEVNTPAIMPRTLWERSGHWGHYQKNMFITESEKRMFAIKPMNCPGAIEIFKTRTRSYKDLPMRLAEFGHCVRNEPSGTLHGIMRVRGFVQDDAHILCTEEQIESEVAKFCKLLVDVYDDFGFNKNLIVKLSTMPDDHVGDEATWHHAETALGNACKEAGLDYDVQPKEGAFYGPKLEFTLVDALGREWQCGTIQLDYQLPSSERLNAEYIGKDNQKHHPVMLHRAVLGSLERFIGILIENYAGAFPAWLHFEQAAVVPVGPDFYEYAEAVRNALAEKGIRANAYVDESNMKSKIKSISSERKTPYILIVGQKEKDEGAVTVRFRADSGLEQKTFSLKDFIAYVREKTKTHYNGI
- a CDS encoding tyrosine-protein phosphatase, translating into MKAYRRLHFDGIENFRDLGGWECSGGGMTKYGVFYRSTELAKATKADLHRIEDLGIRTILDLRHPEETASRPDCLPKACVYKNISVQGSIRPHELKVNGDVYMTRTLYNMYRQLLTVSGDEFRKVLFFLADAEGPTLFHCAAGKDRTGLTAMFLYTIAGVDEKDIVADYEVSHTYIKGFMSDNSGSHYMNMEKLLAFLHKNYGGVIQYLDEIGVTDAVRRKLYKKFVSI
- a CDS encoding tyrosine-protein phosphatase, whose amino-acid sequence is MMKKQVRLMPIALLFIASLFAASCATTKKVSAESARAGIETTVSSIDKYGNCALNITQDEFTAAGFEPGDIVSVKAGAFAFDAPVCTNYSDVDNGKYLVRLSKGGVSFAINMGNFAKTSGAAAGTPVSVAMKGKGAYLADYKIRQLKKSENRSDYASDEVFANFREVKAGGIASSRLYRSCNPVYGDARAPYAEKLIQANGIKAAVNLADSRESAWKHIDEAPYYKGLAEKGNVVFLNMGVSFADEDFIKKLHDALVFIGEKKSASYLVHCNEGKDRAGYVCALLEALCGATLDEIKADYMTSFENYFGVKKGTEQYDMIGGVIIGTLVSINGGRSVTDRNVGKVVENYLRTKVGLTREELAAVRAALQ